ATTTGCACAAAAATTTAATTTACTTGAAGAAAACTATAAAAAGATAGTAAAAATTTACCAGGATAATTCAGCTGATAATAGTTTTTCTTATGCAGGGCTATGCAATAATTTTGGTCTATATTATCAAAATATTGGGGATATGAAATCTGCCTATGATTTACACTTAAAAAGTTTAGATATATTAAAAAATTATGATAGTGAGGAATATCTTCTTGAATATGCTGTAACACTGAGTAATTTATTTAACCCTTGTTATCAACTTGGAATGAAAGAAAAAGCAGTTGAATATCTAAATAAAGCTATTGATATTTTTGAAAAGAATGTAGGAATTGAACATCCTCTTTATTCAGCTTCTTTAAATAATATGGCTATATATTATTATAATGAAAGAGAATTAAATAAAGCAATAGAATTTTTTGAGAGAGCTGCTAAAATTTCCAAAAAAACTATGGGCGTTGATAGTGATAATTACAAAAATATTTTAAGTAATATAGAGTTTATAAAAGAAGAATTAGCAAAAAGTAAGGATAATACCAAATTTGAAAGTATTAAGAATAGTTCTGATGAGAAAAATAATATAATAAGTTCAACAGATTTAAAAAATATTAAAGGTTTAGAACTGTCTAAAAGATATTTTTATGATATAGTTCTACCAGAATTTGAAAAGAAATTAAATGATATGTTTCCACTATGTGCTTTTGGTTTAGTTGGAGAAGGTTCAGAATGTTATGGCTATGATGATGAATTATCAAAAGACCACGATTTTGGTCCATCAGTTTGTATATGGCTAAGAAAAGATGATTATTTAAAATATAAATATAGAATAAATAAAGTTTTGGAAACTTTACCTAAAACTTATTTAGGTTTTCAAGAGCTAAAAGAAAGTGAATGGGGCAATAATAGACGAGGACTTTTAAATATAGATGATTTCTATTTTAAGTTTATTGGTTCTGCTAATCCTCCTCAAACTATAAATGATTGGCAAAAAATTCCAGAAACTGCTTTATCAACAGTTACCAATGGAGAGGTATTTTTAGATAATTTAGGAGAATTTACAAAAATTCGTGAGCAACTTTTAAATTATTATCCTGAAGCAATAAGACAAAATAAGATAGCTACAAGGCTTATGAATATTTCACAACACGGACAATATAATTATATAAGATGTCTAAGAAGAAATAATTTAGTAGCTGCCAATCAATGTCTTTATCTTTTTGTTGATGAAGTAATACATTTGGTATTTTTATTAAATAGAAGATACAAAATTTTCTATAAATGGGCTAATAGAGCTTTATTAGATTTAAAAATTTTAGGAAATGAAATACATAAACTTTTACAAGATATGGTATTTGCACAAAATAAAATACCTTATGTCAGAAAGATTTGTAAAGTTTTGGCAGATAAATTAAGAAATCAAAAACTAACTGATTGTGAGAGTGAATTTTTAGGAGATTTAGGAGTAGATATTCAAAAAAATATTGATGATGAATTTTTTAAGAATTATTCTCCTTGGTTAGACTGATATAAAAATAATTAATCTATAAGTTTTTCTTGAAATAAAATCATTTAAAATTTTCATTACTCTATTTCAACTACTTGATAGCCATTAATGTTCTTCAAACTCCCCAAAGGTTTTCCTAACATTAATGGACATCGCAGTAGTTTCATTTAAAGTTATTTAATTATACTTTCAAGAAAAACTTTGGGATTTAAAATTATTATTTTTACATTCAATATTTTTATGTAAAGGAAAAGAAAAATGGAAAAAGAAAAATTAATTGAAGAGATATTAGAAAAAGAATGGGCATATTTTTCAAAATTAAATAATATTGGAGGAAGAGCAGCTTGCCAAGATAATAGAGAAGATTTCATTATAATGAGAAAATCTCAATGGGAAACTTTTAATGAAGAAACTCTTTTGTCTTATTTAGATGATTTAAATTCAAAAAATAATCCTTTATTTCAAAAGTATGGGCAGATGATGAAATATAATTCTCCACAAGAATATAAGAAAGTAAAAGATATTTTAGAAAATCCAAGTAAAAATAAAATAACTTTAATAGAAAAAATTATGTCTATTTATATGGAGTGGGAAAAAGAATTTTTCAAAAAATATCCAATATTTTCATCTATGGGCAGACCCTTGTACTCAACAGAAGATGATAATATTGAAACTTCAATAGAAACATATTTGAGAGGTGAGCTTTTATCTTATTCAGAAAAAACTTTACAACTTTATCTGAAATATATACTTGAAATGAAAGAAAAAAATATAAATCTTGCTATTAAAAATATGGATAATTTAGCTAGTATGCAAGGTTTTAAAAATTCAGATGAAGTTGAAGAATATTATAAGAATTTGCAGAAAAATTAAAGAATGTACTACAATATTTTCACTACTTGTGATATTATATAGATAGGGAAATATGTATATTACAGTTAATAATTTAAAAATATTTGAGGAAATGTTATGCAAAAAGAAAAAATTATACAAGAACTAGAAGAATTAAAAAATGACAATAGATTTAGAACTATAAAGACTAATGATAAAAGTCTTTATAATTTTTCTTCTAATGACTATTTAGGTTTAGCACACGATAAAGATTTATTACAAAAATTTTATCAAAATTATAGTTTTGATAATTACAAACTATCTTCATCTTCATCAAGATTGATTGATGGTTCATATTTAACAGTTATGAGATTAGAAAGGAAGGTTGAGGAAATCTACGGAAAGCCTTGCCTTGTTTTTAATTCAGGTTTTGACGCTAATTCATCAATAATAGAAACTTTTTTTGATAAGAAATCTTTAATAATAACTGATAGATTAAATCATGCAAGTATCTATGAAGGTTGTATTAATTCAAGAGCTAAAATTTTAAGATATAAGCATTTAGATACCAGTGCCTTAGAAAAATTATTAAAAAAATATTCTGAAAATTATGATGATATATTAGTTGTAACAGAAACAGTATATAGTATGGACGGAGATTGTGCAGATATTAGGAAAATCTGTAATTTAAAAGATGAATATAAGTTTAATTTAATGATAGATGAAGCACATTCTTATGGTGTTTATGGCTATGGTATAGCTTACAATGAAAAACTGGTTGATAAAATAGATTTTTTAGTTATTCCATTGGGTAAAGCAGGAGCTTCTGTTGGAGCTTATGTTATCTGTGATGAAATCTATAAGAATTATTTAATAAATAAAAGTAAAAAATTTATTTATTCAACAGCACTTCCACCAGTTAATAATCTATGGAATTTATTTATTTTAGAAAATATGATAAATTTTCAAAATAGAATAGAAAAATTTCAAGAATTAGTTACTTTTTCTTTGAGTACATTGAAAAAACTGAATTTAAAAACTAAGTCAACAAGCCATATTATAAGTATTATTATTGGAGATAATCTAAATACAGTCAACCTTTCAAATAATTTGAAAGAGCTTGGCTATTTAGCTTATGCAATAAAAGAGCCAACAGTTCCAAAAGATACTGCAAGACTTAGAATAAGTTTAACAGCTGACATGAAAAAAGAAGATATAGAAAAATTTTTTAAGACTTTAAAAGCAGAAATGAAAAAAATAGGTGTGATATAGATGTCTAAAATATATTTTTTTAATGGTTGGGGCATGGATAAAAACCTTTTAAATCCAGTTAAAAATTCAACTGAATATGATATAGAAGTTATAGATTTTCCTTATAATATAGATAAAAATTCTATTGATAAAGATGATATTTTTATAGGATATTCTTTTGGTGTATATTATTTGAATAAGTTTTTATCAGAAAATAAAGATTTAAAATATAAGAAAGCTGTTGGAATTAATGGACTTCCAGAAACTATTGGAAAGTTTGGAATAAATGAAAAGATGTTTAATATAACTCTTAATACATTAAATGAAGAAAATTTAGAGAAATTTTTGATAAATATGGATATAGATGATAGTTTTTGTAAATCAGATAAATTTTTTGATGAAATAAAAAATGAATTACAATTTTTTAAAGATAACTATAAGATAATTGATAATCATATAGATTTTTATTATGTTGGAAAAAATGATAGAATAATCCCAGCTAATAGATTGGAAAAATATTGTCAAAATTATAACTTAGCCTATAAATTAATAGAATGCGGACATTATCCTTTTTCATATTTTAAAGACTTTAAAAATATTTTAGACATATAAAAGAAGAGGAAAAATAAATGAATTTTAATAAACATTACAATGTATATGAAAAATATTCATTGGCACAAAAACAGGTTGCTAAAAATCTGTTAGACTATATGGGAAAATCTAATATTTTTGATACTAAAATTAATTCTATTTTTGAGATAGGTTGTGGAACAGGTATTTTTACAAAAGAATATAGAAAATATTTTCTTCATTCTGATTTAATTTTAAATGATATATTTGATGTAAGAGATTTTATAAAAGATATAGATTATAACATATTTATACAAGAAAATATTGAAGAATTAGATATTCCTAAAAGTGATTTAGTTGTGTCTAGTTCTGTTTTTCAGTGGATAAAAGATAAAGATAGTCTTATAAGAAATATAGCAGAAAATACTGATAATTTATGTTTTTCTAGCTATGTTTCTGGAAATTTAATAGAGATTAAAAATCATTTTGATATTTCGTTGGATTACTTAAATATTGAAGAATTTAAAGAAATTTTAAAAAAGTATTTTTCTTCTGTAAAATCTTATAGTGAAACTATTAAACTTGATTTTGAAGACCCTATGTCAGTTTTAAAACATCTAAAATATACAGGGGTGACTGGATTTCAAAAAACTTCTATTTCTAAAATAAAAACTTTTAAGGACAATATTTTAACTTATGAGGTTGCTTATTTTATTTGTAAAAAATAAATTTTTAGGAGAATATAAGGTGAAAAATGCAGTAATTTATATACATGGGAAATATGGGACAGCAGAGGAAGCTGAATATTATAAAAAATTTTTTAAAGAAGCAGATGTTATAGGCTTTGAATATACTTCTGAATATCCTTGGAATTTTCAAAAGGAATTTTCTACTTTCTTTGATGAGATTTGTACAAAATATAAAAAAATATCAATAATTGCAAATAGTATTGGAGCATATTTTACTATGCTTTCATTAACTAATAAAAATATTGAAAAAGCATTTTTTATTTCACCAATTGTAGATATGGAAAAGTTAATTACTGATATGATGTTTTTAGAAAATATAACTGAAAAAGAATTATATAAAAAGAAAAAAATTAAAACTTCATTTGGAGAAACATTATCTTGGGACTATCTTACTTTTGTAAGAAAAAATCCTATTGAATGGAATGTTTCAACATATATCCTATATGGAGAAAAAGATAATTTGACTTCTTATGAAACAATATTAAATTTTACAAATAAATCAAAGGCTAATTTAACAATTATGAAAGGTGGAGAACATTGGTTTCATACAGATGAACAAATGGAATTCTTAAATAATTGGATAAAAGATTTAGCTTAATAAAAATAAAACTGTTACAAATCTATTTGAAATGTAACAGTTTTTATTTAACTTTTTCAAAATTTAAATTAAGAAAAATATTATCTCTCCATTAATTTTTTTCCCAATATGAATTTATAATATTAAGTACAGGGTCTTCTTTATTATCAGAATAATAAACTATATAGTCAATGAAAATATTCTCAACTTCTTCATTATTTTTATCATTTAATAAAATTCTATATACTAATTGCTTTAATTCTTTATTAATTTCTTTCTCTCTTAAAGTTTTTCTAGCATATTTTAAAGCAGTCTCTTGAGCTTTTTTTATATCAGTAAAGTTTAATAAATAAAGTAATTTTTTCATTTTTAATTGACTATCTTTATCAAAATTTTCCAAACAATTCTTTATAAAAATATCATTTACCTCTATTTCATTATCTTGCATTATATCTATAATATTTGCATAATCTAAAAGTGAAAGATAATGCTTAGCTGAATTTATATATTCTTTTTCCCATTCTCTATTATTAACTATTCCATCTTTAATTTCAATTTTTTCTTGACTAGGAGAAAACTTTTCTTTTTTTATGTATTGAGTATATTCCTTAGGTATATCTTTATAATCTACTAATATTCCTGAAAAATTTAAACAAATATTCTTATAATAATTTTTATAAATTCTATCTGGAATAATTAGTATGCAACTTACGGGTTCTTTTAGTATTATAGAGGCACAAGCTTTATGATGCCCATCAATTATGAAATTTATAAACTCTTCAAAATTATAAACTATTGCCCTTGGTTTGTTATCATCTAAATTTTTAAATTTTTCAACATAATAGTCAACTCTGTCCTTATTATAAGAATTAGTAGTTTGAGTAGGATATAAATAAACAGGCTGGTTAAATACATATGTACCTTCTCCTATATATGCAGGAGCAGTTGTTAAGTTTTTTGTTAAATTATTTGGAACATTCCAAAAGAAATTTTCACCATCAGTTGGATAACAAATAGCATCAGCAATTAGATAAAATCCACTTTTAAATAAAGTTAATAAAGGTTTCATATTATTTATAGATGTTTCTAAATTTACATAGTCAGAATTAATTTTTTCTTGTATTTCTAATAATTCTTTACAATTAGCATTTTCTATACCATAACCTGTTGCAAGTAAATTACACCAAGTAGGAATATCAGAAACTTTACTTTGTATAAGAGGAATATCATTTAACTTTATTTTAGAAGGTGCTTGCCAAATATTAGGTTCAGTTTTTCCTATTTCAACAGTAAGTTTACCTTTACCATTTACATAAACAAGTTTTGCTTCTCTTATATTTATAATTTTACTACAATCTACTTTTAAATCTAATATATCTACAAATAAATTTTCTTTTTTCTTAAATAAAAACATAATAACACCTTTTTGATTTTTTGATATAAATATTTTATCAAAAATTAATAAAATAGTAAAATTTTCAATACAAAATGATATAATTGATATGGAGGGAAATTTTATGAGAGAGATAAAAGATTTTATCAAAAATAAAAAAATAGATTTGAAAAGGCTTAAAGGATTTGGTTTTAAATTAAAAGATAACTCTTATTACT
This Fusobacterium animalis 7_1 DNA region includes the following protein-coding sequences:
- a CDS encoding DUF4037 domain-containing protein; translated protein: MYLDELNRQREKCQTEGNILKEIEILREILAETEKQYGIESDEYIKALNELGGTLKYVGYYDEAERNLKKSLEIIKKKYGDNNLAYATSLLNLTEVYRFAQKFNLLEENYKKIVKIYQDNSADNSFSYAGLCNNFGLYYQNIGDMKSAYDLHLKSLDILKNYDSEEYLLEYAVTLSNLFNPCYQLGMKEKAVEYLNKAIDIFEKNVGIEHPLYSASLNNMAIYYYNERELNKAIEFFERAAKISKKTMGVDSDNYKNILSNIEFIKEELAKSKDNTKFESIKNSSDEKNNIISSTDLKNIKGLELSKRYFYDIVLPEFEKKLNDMFPLCAFGLVGEGSECYGYDDELSKDHDFGPSVCIWLRKDDYLKYKYRINKVLETLPKTYLGFQELKESEWGNNRRGLLNIDDFYFKFIGSANPPQTINDWQKIPETALSTVTNGEVFLDNLGEFTKIREQLLNYYPEAIRQNKIATRLMNISQHGQYNYIRCLRRNNLVAANQCLYLFVDEVIHLVFLLNRRYKIFYKWANRALLDLKILGNEIHKLLQDMVFAQNKIPYVRKICKVLADKLRNQKLTDCESEFLGDLGVDIQKNIDDEFFKNYSPWLD
- a CDS encoding DUF4125 family protein; the protein is MEKEKLIEEILEKEWAYFSKLNNIGGRAACQDNREDFIIMRKSQWETFNEETLLSYLDDLNSKNNPLFQKYGQMMKYNSPQEYKKVKDILENPSKNKITLIEKIMSIYMEWEKEFFKKYPIFSSMGRPLYSTEDDNIETSIETYLRGELLSYSEKTLQLYLKYILEMKEKNINLAIKNMDNLASMQGFKNSDEVEEYYKNLQKN
- a CDS encoding aminotransferase class I/II-fold pyridoxal phosphate-dependent enzyme; protein product: MQKEKIIQELEELKNDNRFRTIKTNDKSLYNFSSNDYLGLAHDKDLLQKFYQNYSFDNYKLSSSSSRLIDGSYLTVMRLERKVEEIYGKPCLVFNSGFDANSSIIETFFDKKSLIITDRLNHASIYEGCINSRAKILRYKHLDTSALEKLLKKYSENYDDILVVTETVYSMDGDCADIRKICNLKDEYKFNLMIDEAHSYGVYGYGIAYNEKLVDKIDFLVIPLGKAGASVGAYVICDEIYKNYLINKSKKFIYSTALPPVNNLWNLFILENMINFQNRIEKFQELVTFSLSTLKKLNLKTKSTSHIISIIIGDNLNTVNLSNNLKELGYLAYAIKEPTVPKDTARLRISLTADMKKEDIEKFFKTLKAEMKKIGVI
- a CDS encoding pimeloyl-ACP methyl esterase BioG family protein gives rise to the protein MSKIYFFNGWGMDKNLLNPVKNSTEYDIEVIDFPYNIDKNSIDKDDIFIGYSFGVYYLNKFLSENKDLKYKKAVGINGLPETIGKFGINEKMFNITLNTLNEENLEKFLINMDIDDSFCKSDKFFDEIKNELQFFKDNYKIIDNHIDFYYVGKNDRIIPANRLEKYCQNYNLAYKLIECGHYPFSYFKDFKNILDI
- the bioC gene encoding malonyl-ACP O-methyltransferase BioC, with translation MNFNKHYNVYEKYSLAQKQVAKNLLDYMGKSNIFDTKINSIFEIGCGTGIFTKEYRKYFLHSDLILNDIFDVRDFIKDIDYNIFIQENIEELDIPKSDLVVSSSVFQWIKDKDSLIRNIAENTDNLCFSSYVSGNLIEIKNHFDISLDYLNIEEFKEILKKYFSSVKSYSETIKLDFEDPMSVLKHLKYTGVTGFQKTSISKIKTFKDNILTYEVAYFICKK
- a CDS encoding hydrolase produces the protein MKNAVIYIHGKYGTAEEAEYYKKFFKEADVIGFEYTSEYPWNFQKEFSTFFDEICTKYKKISIIANSIGAYFTMLSLTNKNIEKAFFISPIVDMEKLITDMMFLENITEKELYKKKKIKTSFGETLSWDYLTFVRKNPIEWNVSTYILYGEKDNLTSYETILNFTNKSKANLTIMKGGEHWFHTDEQMEFLNNWIKDLA